In Chromatiales bacterium, the genomic stretch GGTCGAACGCGTGAGCGGCCTCACGCTTGCAAAGAAAGAAGAACCCCGCCGCGCCGGCGACCCGCCGACGCTCGTAGCGGCCGCCGACCGGATTCGCTCCGTACTGGGGTGGAGCCCGCGCTTCGACGATCTGGACCTCATCGTCAGTACCGCACTGCGTTGGGAACAACGCCTGCTCAAACAACCGGCCGAGTAACCCCCTGGCGCGACTCAATGGTCCTTGTCGTGCTGAATCGCGTACTTGTCCAGCAGGTCATAGAGCGTCGGCCGCGTGATACCGAGTAACTGCGCCGCTTTGGAGATATTGCCCGCCGCATAAGCCAGCGCACTGTTTATCGCACGACTTTCCGCATCCTTGCGCACCTCACGCAGATTCAGGCTGGGTGTCTGCTCACCGTCAGCCGCAAGACCGAGGTCAGCTGCAGTAATGTAGCGCCCTTCGGCCATGATCACCGCACCCTTGATCTTGTTCTCCATCTCCCGGACATTGCCGGGCCAGGGGTAATTCTCTACGGCGTTCTGCCCGTCCGGACTGAAGCCGCGGAACTGGCGGTGGTACTGCAGCGCGAATCGTTCCAGCAGCGTCCGTGCCAGCAGCAGGCGGCAACCGCCGTCCCGTTCGCGCAATGGCGGAATCCGGATGGTGATCTCGCTGATCCGGTAATAGAGATCTTCACGAAACCGGTTCTCGCGAATCGCCACTTCAAGGTTCTGGTTCGTGGCGCAAACGACGCGCACGTCGACGGGAATCTCCTCCCGTCCGCCGACGCGCTCTACAACCCGCTCCTGCAAGAACCGCAGCAGCTTGGCCTGCAGTGGCAAAGGCATGTCGCCGATCTCGTCAAGAAACAGCGTACCGCCATCCGCGTGCTCGATCTTGCCAGGCGTTTGCCGCACAGCGCCGGTAAACGCGCCCCGCTCATAACCAAACAACTCGCTCTCGAGCAGGTTTTCCGGGATGGCCGCGCAGTTGATGGCGACAAAGCCCTTGTCGACCCGCGGACTCAATGAGTGCAGGGCCCGGGCCAGGACCTCTTTCCCGGTACCACTCTCACCGAGCAGCAGGGTCGTGGCATTCGTGGGTGCAACTTTCTCGACAATGCGGCAGACCTGCAGCATCGATTCGCTGGCGGCCACCACGCCATCCAGCGGTGACATGCCCTGCTTCTGCAAGAGCTTCTGGTTCTGCCGCTCCAGTTCGTGGATGTGGTAGGCGCGATCGACAATCAGCTGCAGCGTATCGGTATCGACCGGCTTCTGGTAGAAATCATAGGCACCGATCGCCACCGAACGAATGGCATTCTGCTGGTCGCCGTGACCGGTGACAACAATCACCTTGGTAGCAGGCACGAGCGCCAGAATTTCCTCGAGTGTGGCTATTCCTTCACTGACGCCTTCCGC encodes the following:
- the prsR gene encoding PEP-CTERM-box response regulator transcription factor is translated as MTDQRRKLLVVEDDPGLQSQLKWCFTDYEVIVAEDRAGALAQLRRHEPPVVLQDLGLPPDAEGVSEGIATLEEILALVPATKVIVVTGHGDQQNAIRSVAIGAYDFYQKPVDTDTLQLIVDRAYHIHELERQNQKLLQKQGMSPLDGVVAASESMLQVCRIVEKVAPTNATTLLLGESGTGKEVLARALHSLSPRVDKGFVAINCAAIPENLLESELFGYERGAFTGAVRQTPGKIEHADGGTLFLDEIGDMPLPLQAKLLRFLQERVVERVGGREEIPVDVRVVCATNQNLEVAIRENRFREDLYYRISEITIRIPPLRERDGGCRLLLARTLLERFALQYHRQFRGFSPDGQNAVENYPWPGNVREMENKIKGAVIMAEGRYITAADLGLAADGEQTPSLNLREVRKDAESRAINSALAYAAGNISKAAQLLGITRPTLYDLLDKYAIQHDKDH